From Quercus lobata isolate SW786 chromosome 1, ValleyOak3.0 Primary Assembly, whole genome shotgun sequence, one genomic window encodes:
- the LOC115981160 gene encoding proteasome adapter and scaffold protein ECM29, which produces MASSKSSTPPPGGTTDAEREKALDQLLTVLAFCEDDKLHILLSRLLPFAISSLSFQSSLVRNKVLEILSHVNKRVKHQPEIALPLLELWKMYSEANAAPMVRNFCIVYIEMAFERVQAKQKEELAPMLLVNISKLPLQHQEIILRIATKVIGECHSSQIDDEVTAKYRSINDSQDRELFIEFCLHTVLYQPPSQSGGCPPGLSIAQASRVSGKNQLKSDMLLTTKLGILNVIEAMEFAPELVYPIYVAACVDWQEPVVKRGEELLKKKGSGANLENPNLINKLFILFNGNVGAENVEPDLRVNPGNPALKSRLMSIFCHSVMAANSFPSTLQCIFGCIYGSGTTSRLKQLGMEFTVWVFKHAKIDQLKLIGPVILTGILKSLDSYSDSKSDATARDTKTFAFQAIGLLAQRMPQLFSGKIDMALRLFDALKVEDQSLRFIVQEATNSLAAAYKEAPATVLRDLETLLLKSSQEEKSEVRFCALRWATSLYDMQHCPSRFICILGTADSKLDIREMALEGLFPDKDEGRIMTQSLDLRYPKLGVMLDYILQQQPKLLESNETREHKLLFPSKTYVAMIKFLLKCFESELELNNSLEGSSEFQSSVEAMCLLLEHAMSFEGSVELHANASKALIDIACHFPKMIASHYALKLSWLKALLSHVDLDTRESVARLLGIASSALPMPAASAFIHELIASISGTHKLRFETQHGALCAIGYITADCMSRTPTIPETLFQTTLKCLVDVVVSETATLASIAMQALGHIGLRVSLPPLINDSSSVDILTVLHEKLRKLLSGDDIKAIQKIVISIGHICVKETASSHLNITLDLIFSLSRSKVEDILFAAGEALSFLWGGVPVTADAILKTNYTSLSMFSNFLTGDVTSSLAKYGPVEKGKVNDDCHAMVRDAITRKLFDVLLYSTRKEERCSGTVWLLSLTMYAGHHPAIQQMLPEIQEAFSHLLGEQNELTQELASHGMSIVYEIGDAAMKENLVNALVSTLTGSGKRKRAIKLVEDSEVFQEGTIGENLSGGKLSTYKELCSLANEMGQPDLIYKFMDLANYQASLNSKRGAAFGFSKIAKQAGDALTPYLRSLIPRLVRYQYDPDKNVQDAMAHIWKSLVTDSKKTIDENLDLIIDDLLIQCGSRLWRSREASCLALADIIQGRKFDQVGKHLKKLWSAAFRAMDDIKETVRTSGDKLCRSVTSLSKRLCDASLTEISDASQAMNIVLPFLLVEGILSKVDSIRKASIEVVTKLAKGAGIAVRPHLSDLVCCMLESLSSLEDQGLNYVELHAANVGIQTEKLEHLRISIAKGSPMWETLDICINVVDTESLDPLVPRLAQLVRSGVGLNTRVGVASFITLLVQNVGADIRPHISMLLRLLFPVVTEEKSVAAKRAFANACAIVLKHATPLQAQKLIEETAALHTGDRNAQISCAILLKSYSSMASDVVSGYHAAIVPVIFLSRFEDDKYISGLFEELWEENTSGERITLQLYLGEIVSLICESITLSSWASKRKSALAICKLSEVLGESMSSYYQVLLQSLMKEVPGRLWEGKDALLNALGALSASCHAAISTGDPASPNAILSLVSSACTKKVKKYREAAFSCLEQVIKAFGLPEFFNLVFPLLFDMCNMAALNKSGQAPLASDAATKESEAAEDVSIPHEKILDCMTSCIHVAHINDILEQKKNILHIFITSLSPGSPWTVKTSVFTSIKELCSRLNKASVDFHGTSLHANITSLVQELFHSVSPEVVQCISTVKIAQVHITASECLLEITKLFGDLPSAHLIEVGFKNEILNQLGVEKNGEARSLLKRCIDILENLKIENVQ; this is translated from the exons atggCATCGTCGAAATCATCAACACCACCACCAGGGGGAACTACCGAtgcagagagagaaaaagcGTTGGATCAATTGCTCACTGTCTTGGCTTTCTGCGAAGACGACAAACTCCATATCTTGCTCAGCAGGCTTCTCCCTTTCGCTAtttcctctctatcttttcaATCCTCCCTAGTCCGCAACAAg GTTCTTGAGATATTGAGTCATGTAAACAAGAGAGTGAAACATCAGCCTGAGATTGCTTTACCGCTATTGGAGTTATGGAAAATGTATTCAGAAGCCAATGCTGCTCCAATGGTTAGAAATTTTTGCattgtgtatattgaaatgGCATTTGAACGTGTTCAAGCAAAG CAAAAAGAAGAGTTGGCACCTATGCTTTTGGTGAACATTTCAAAGCTTCCTCTTCAGCACCAAGAGATTATCCTGAGAATTGCAACCAAG GTGATTGGTGAATGTCATTCAAGTCAAATTGATGATGAAGTTACTGCCAAGTATAGATCAATAAATGATTCTCAGGATAGGGAGCTCTTCATTGAATTTTGTCTTCATACAGTTTTGTATCAACCACCATCTCAAAG TGGAGGATGTCCACCTGGACTTTCAATTGCTCAAGCCAGTCGTGTTAGTGggaaaaatcaattgaaaagCGATATGCTTTTAACGACAAAG TTGGGGATCTTGAATGTTATTGAAGCCATGGAGTTCGCCCCTGAGCTTGTTTATCCTATATATGTGGCTGCTTGTGTAGATTG GCAGGAGCCTGTTGTTAAGAGAGGGGAGGAGCTTTTAAAGAAGAAGGGTTCTGGTGCGAATTTAGAGAATCCCAACCTGATAAACaaactatttatattatttaatg GTAATGTTGGAGCAGAAAATGTTGAACCAGATTTAAGAGTCAATCCTGGGAATCCTGCTCTTAAATCCAGACTGATGTCTATTTTCTGCCATTCTGTAATGGCCGCAAACAGTTTCCCATCAACTTTGCAGTGCATATTTGGCTGCATATATG GAAGTGGTACCACATCAAGGTTGAAGCAGTTGGGAATGGAGTTTACTGTCTGGGTATTTAAACAC GCAAAAATTGATCAACTTAAGCTTATTGGCCCAGTTATACTCACTGGAATCCTGAAGTCACTTGACAGTTATTCAGATTCAAAATCAG ATGCTACTGCTAGGGACACCAAGACTTTTGCTTTTCAAGCAATTGGGTTGTTAGCACAGCGCATGCCTCAACTTTTCAG tGGTAAGATCGACATGGCTCTACGTCTTTTTGATGCATTGAAAGTAGAGGATCAGTCTCTTCGTTTCATTGTTCAAGAAGCAACCAATTCCCTTGCTGCAGCATACAAG GAAGCCCCTGCAACAGTGCTAAGGGATTTGGAAACTCTTTTACTGAAAAGTTCTCAAGAG GAAAAAAGTGAAGTACGGTTTTGTGCTCTGAGATGGGCTACTTCTTTATATGATATGCAACATTGCCCAAGTCGGTTTATTTGTATCCTTGGAACTGCAGATTCTAAGTTGGACATAAG GGAAATGGCACTTGAAGGCCTTTTTCCTGATAAGGATGAAGGACGGATAATGACTCAAAGTCTTGATCTTCGATACCCAAAACTTGGTGTCATGCTAGATTATATTCTTCAGCAGCAACCGAAGTTGTTAGAGTCCAATGAAACAAGGGAACATAAGCTTCttttcccatcaaaaacatATGTGGCTatgattaaatttttgttgaagTGCTTCGAGTCAGAGTTGGAACTGAACAACTCTCTAGAAGGATCATCTGAATTTCAGTCTTCAGTGGAAGCAATGTGTTTATTACTAGAGCATGCTATGTCCTTTGAAGGCTCTGTTGAGTTGCATGCCAATGCTTCCAAAGCATTGATAGATATTGCATGTCACTTTCCAAAG ATGATAGCTTCACACTATGCACTTAAGTTGTCATGGCTGAAGGCACTACTTAGTCATGTGGACTTGGATACTCGTGAATCTGTCGCACGCTTACTTGGAATAGCTTCCTCTGCTCTTCCTATGCCTGCAGCATCTGCTTTTATTCATGAGCTGATTGCCTCAATCAGTGGAACACACAAGTTAAG GTTTGAGACTCAGCATGGAGCATTATGTGCAATAGGATATATTACTGCAGATTGCATGTCTAGAACGCCTACT ATTCCAGAGACATTATTTCAGACTACTCTTAAGTGCCTGGTTGATGTTGTTGTTTCAGAGACTGCTACACTGGCCTCAATTGCAATGCAGGCACTAGGTCATATTGGGCTGCGTGTTTCATTGCCTCCACTTATTAATGATTCTAGTTCAG TTGACATTCTGACGGTTTTACATGAAAAGTTGAGGAAGCTACTTTCTGGTGATGATATTAAAGCGATTCAGAAGATTGTTATTTCCATTGGACATATATGTGTAAAGGAAACAGCATCCTCACATCTAAATATCACCCTTGATTTGATTTTCAGTCTTAGCCGGTCTAAG GTTGAAGATATCCTCTTTGCTGCTGGGGAGGCTCTATCATTTTTGTGGGGTGGTGTTCCTGTGACTGCCGATGCGATTCTCAAAACTAACTATACTTCACTTTCCATGTTTTCAAACTTCCTTACTGGAGATGTGACCTCATCACTTGCAAAATATGGCCCTGTTGAGAAAGGCAAAGTGAATGATGATTGTCATGCCATGGTTAGAGATGCAATTACTAGAAAGCTTTTTGACGTTCTTTTATACAGTACCAGAAAAGAAGAGCGCTGTTCCGGAACTGTCTGGTTGCTATCACTTACAATGTATGCTGGCCATCACCCAGCCATTCAACAAATGCTTCCTGAAATTCAG GAGGCTTTCTCACACTTACTTGGTGAACAGAATGAACTTACACAGGAGTTGGCCTCTCATGGCATGAGTATTGTGTATGAAATTGGTGATGCAGCAATGAAGGAAAACTTGGTCAATGCACTTGTAAGCACTCTGACTGGTTCagggaagagaaaaagagcCATCAAG CTTGTTGAAGACTCTGAAGTGTTTCAAGAGGGGACTATTGGTGAAAATCTAAGTGGAGGGAAACTGAGCACTTATAAGGAGCTTTGCAGCTTAGCAAATGAGATGGGGCAACCCGACTTAATCTATAAGTTTATGGATCTTGCTAATTATCAAGCTTCTTTGAATTCCAAGAGGGGTGCAGCTTTTGGGTTTTCCAAGATAGCAAAGCAAGCAGGGGATGCTCTTACACCATATTTACGCTCATTGATTCCAAGGCTTGTTCGTTACCAATATGATCCTGATAAAAATGTTCAG GATGCAATGGCCCACATCTGGAAGTCACTAGTAACAGACTCAAAGAAAACCATTGATGAAAACTTGGACCTcattattgatgatttgttaATACAATGTGGATCGAGGCTTTGGCGTTCACGTGAGGCATCCTGTCTTGCCCTTGCAGATATCATCCAAGGACGAAAATTTGATCAG GTCGGAAAGCATTTGAAGAAATTATGGTCAGCAGCATTTCGAGCCATGGATGACATAAAAGAGACAGTTCGTACTTCTGGTGATAAATTATGCCGTTCTGTAACTTCATTATCTAAGAGGCTTTGTGATGCATCCTTAACTGAAATCTCAGATGCAAGTCAAGCGATGAATattgttcttccttttttgcTTGTGGAAGGCATATTAAGTAAAGTTGACAGTATCCGTAAGGCATCTATTGAAGTTGTTACAAAACTAGCGAAG GGTGCAGGAATTGCAGTTCGTCCACATTTATCTGATTTAGTTTGCTGCATGCTGGAAAGTTTATCAAGCCTTGAAGACCAAGGGCTCAATTATGTTGAG TTGCATGCAGCAAATGTTGGAATACAAACAGAGAAGCTCGAACATTTGAGAATTTCGATTGCAAAAGGCTCTCCCATGTGGGAAACTCTTGACATATGCATAAATGTTGTAGATACTGAATCATTAGATCCATTGGTTCCTCGTCTTGCTCAATTGGTACGCTCTGGAGTAGGCCTCAATACCAG GGTTGGTGTTGCCAGCTTTATTACCTTACTAGTTCAAAATGTTGGAGCTGATATCAGACCGCATATAAGCATGCTATTGAGGCTGTTGTTTCCAGTTGTTACAGAGGAGAAAAGTGTTGCAGCAAAGCGTGCCTTTGCCAATGCTTGTGCTATTGTTCTTAAGCATGCAACACCCCTTCAGGCTCAAAAGTTAATTGAAGAAACTGCAGCTTTACATACTGGTGACAGGAATGCTCAAATTTCGTGtgcaattttattaaaaagctATTCATCCATGGCCTCAGATGTCGTGAGTGGATATCATGCAGCAATTGTTCCAGTTATCTTTCTTTCAAG GTTTGAGGATGACAAGTATATTTCTGGTTTATTTGAGGAGTTGTGGGAAGAAAATACAAGTGGTGAACGCATCACCCTTCAGTTGTACTTGGGGGAAATTGTTTCTCTCATATGCGAGAGCATTACATTGTCATCATGGGCAAGTAAAAGAAAG TCAGCCCTAGCAATTTGCAAGCTTAGTGAAGTTTTGGGTGAATCCATGTCATCTTATTATCAAGTTTTGCTCCAATCTCTTATGAAGGAAGTTCCTGGCCGCTTATGGGAG GGGAAGGATGCTCTATTGAATGCTTTAGGTGCCCTCTCTGCATCATGCCATGCAGCAATCTCCACTGGAGATCCTGCCAGTCCCAATGCCATTTTGAGTTTGGTATCTTCTGCGTGcacaaaaaaagtgaagaaataCCGTGAAGCAGCTTTCTCCTGTCTTGAACAG GTCATAAAAGCCTTTGGTCTTCCAGAGTTCTTCAATTTGGTCTTTCCTTTGTTATTTGATATGTGTAATATGGCTGCACTCAATAAGTCTGGGCAAGCACCCTTGGCAAGTGATGCTGCTACAAAAG AATCAGAAGCTGCTGAAGATGTATCTATTCCACATGAGAAAATATTGGACTGCATGACGTCTTGCATCCATGTTGCACATATAAATGATATTCTTGAACAGAAAAAGAACATATTGCACATCTTCATAACTTCCCTGTCGCCTGGATCTCCATGGACAG TCAAAACATCAGTGTTTACATCAATCAAAGAACTTTGTTCAAGACTCAACAAGGCTTCTGTTGACTTTCACGGAACTTCCCTTCATGCCAACATAACTTCTTTAGTTCAGGAG ttgttTCACTCAGTGTCACCTGAGGTAGTCCAATGCATAAGCACAGTAAAGATTGCCCAG GTTCACATCACTGCTTCAGAGTGCCTTCTGGAAATCACCAAGCTGTTTGGAGACCTTCCATCAGCGCATTTGATAGAAGTAGGGTTTAAGAATGAGATTCTTAATCAGCTTGGGGTGGAGAAGAATGGGGAGGCAAGGTCATTGTTAAAAAGATGCATCGATATActtgaaaacttgaaaatcGAAAATGTCCAATAA